One genomic region from Drosophila subpulchrella strain 33 F10 #4 breed RU33 chromosome 2R, RU_Dsub_v1.1 Primary Assembly, whole genome shotgun sequence encodes:
- the LOC119549413 gene encoding mitochondrial thiamine pyrophosphate carrier translates to MPENSVLVQVLQALCGGIAGAITRSITQPLDVLKIRFQMQVEPVTNDKGSKYRGVIHAFKSIYAEEGMRGMFRGHNSGQVLSVTYALVQFWSYEQLRSLAHQSDYWNQRPFLMFFVCGGLAGCLGAVAAQPLDVVRTQMVAADPSSNRSQMSTLSGLRRVFRMEGWAGLSRGLPFQLVQVFPLVGANFLFYKYLNALVLMAMPPAPPDHRQEIHGGFLFLNGALSGVIAKMIVYPADLLKKRIQLMAFTQERKTFGRNPECPTVLGCIAATLRVEGIGGFYKGMSPTLFKAGLTSAVYFSIYDMFKRHLIGPVKDADKSRQKLGK, encoded by the coding sequence ATGCCCGAAAACTCGGTGCTAGTCCAGGTACTGCAGGCCCTCTGTGGCGGAATCGCCGGAGCTATCACCCGCAGCATCACCCAGCCGCTGGATGTGCTGAAGATCCGCTTCCAGATGCAGGTAGAGCCGGTCACCAACGACAAGGGGTCCAAGTACCGCGGGGTCATCCACGCCTTCAAGTCGATATACGCCGAGGAGGGAATGCGAGGGATGTTCCGGGGCCACAACTCCGGTCAGGTCCTCAGCGTCACGTACGCCTTGGTGCAGTTCTGGTCCTACGAACAGCTCCGCTCACTGGCCCACCAGTCGGACTACTGGAACCAGCGTCCCTTCCTCATGTTTTTCGTGTGCGGCGGCCTGGCTGGATGCCTGGGAGCCGTGGCCGCCCAGCCACTCGACGTGGTGCGGACCCAGATGGTGGCTGCCGATCCCTCCTCGAACCGCAGCCAGATGAGCACCCTGAGTGGACTGCGAAGGGTCTTCAGGATGGAGGGCTGGGCGGGGCTCTCGCGAGGATTGCCCTTCCAGTTGGTGCAGGTCTTCCCGCTGGTGGGGGCCAACTTCCTCTTCTACAAATACCTGAATGCCCTGGTGCTCATGGCCATGCCGCCGGCGCCGCCCGATCACCGCCAGGAGATCCACGGCGGCTTCCTCTTCCTCAACGGAGCGCTGTCTGGGGTGATTGCCAAGATGATCGTCTACCCGGCGGACCTGCTCAAGAAGCGCATCCAGCTGATGGCCTTCACGCAGGAGCGCAAGACCTTCGGCCGCAACCCCGAATGCCCAACGGTCCTGGGCTGCATCGCCGCCACGCTCCGGGTGGAGGGCATCGGAGGCTTCTACAAGGGAATGTCGCCCACCCTCTTCAAGGCCGGACTGACCAGCGCCGTTTACTTCTCCATCTACGACATGTTCAAGCGCCACCTGATTGGCCCCGTGAAGGATGCCGACAAAAGTCGGCAAAAGCTTGGGAAGTAG
- the LOC119549414 gene encoding glycine-rich protein DOT1, producing MAARFIISALLLASPAVWGKPTFGREHVHIRIHLPESGGDHGGHGGGDHGGHGGGDFGGHGGGDFGGHGGGGYEIHSHDGGYSGGGGGGVHVNTYAIITENHSSGGGGGGYSSGHDDAKIAAIAAAAGSSSDHGHGHGGGGGHGGDGGHAIANIAAIAASSDSSAHGGSSGGYGGYSNGGHGGYSGGGHSGGGHDTQVIVAAAAAGDSSSGGYGGGSSGGYDAGYSGGSSYSGGSSYSSGSSYSSGGYSGGHGGGYSSGGHGGGSSYDTQVVAAAAASGSGGSYGGSSGGGGDGYSYSAPASGGWAGSSSNWK from the exons ATGGCAGCCCGTTTCATA ATCAGTGCGCTCCTGCTGGCCAGCCCGGCCGTTTGGGGCAAACCCACCTTCGGACGCGAGCACGTCCACATCCGCATTCACCTGCCGGAGAGCGGTGGCGACCACGGCGGTCACGGAGGCGGCGACCACGGCGGTCACGGAGGCGGTGACTTTGGAGGTCACGGAGGCGGCGACTTCGGAGGCCATGGAGGCGGTGGTTACGAGATTCACTCCCATGATGGGGGATACAGCGGCGGCGGTGGAGGTGGTGTCCATGTGAACACCTATGCCATCATCACCGAGAACCACTCTTCGGGCGGAGGTGGAGGCGGATATAGTTCCGGTCACGATGATGCCAAGATTGCCGCCATCGCAGCTGCTGCTGGTTCGTCCTCCGATCACGGTCATGGTCACGGAGGCGGCGGCGGACATGGAGGAGACGGTGGCCATGCCATCGCCAACATTGCAGCCATCGCCGCCAGCTCGGACTCCTCTGCCCACGGGGGCAGCTCCGGAGGCTACGGAGGATACAGCAATGGCGGTCATGGAGGCTACAGCGGTGGTGGACACAGCGGCGGAGGCCATGATACCCAGGTGATTGTCGCTGCCGCCGCTGCTGGTGATTCCTCCTCCGGCGGATATGGCGGAGGCTCCTCGGGTGGATATGATGCAGGCTACTCCGGTGGCTCCTCCTACAGCGGTGGCTCCTCTTACAGCAGTGGCTCCTCCTACAGCTCCGGAGGATACAGCGGAGGACATGGCGGTGGCTACAGTAGCGGAGGACATGGCGGCGGATCCAGCTACGATACCCAGGTGGTGGCGGCTGCCGCTGCCTCCGGAAGCGGTGGCTCCTATGGCGGATCTTCCGGCGGCGGTGGCGACGGATACAGCTACTCCGCGCCAGCTTCCGGCGGTTGGGCGGGATCCAGCTCCAACTGGAAATAG